A region of Alkalinema sp. FACHB-956 DNA encodes the following proteins:
- a CDS encoding ABC transporter ATP-binding protein — MTTAISIQNLQKRYGDVTAVQDISLEIQSGEIFGILGPNGAGKTTTLRCLCTLMQPDAGTIEVMGFSALHQPRAVRQKLGYVAQEVALDKLLTGRELLELQAALYHLPPAQIADRVNEVLALLGLDEWADRLIGSYSGGLKKRLDLAAGLLHRPEVLVLDEPTVGLDIESRTVVWQFLQQLQQQGMTIVLTSHYLEEVDALANRVAILDRGIVIAADTPTRLKHQLGGDRITLKLREFTAIAEAEQAQALLTTLPWIHSVVINAGQGNSLNLVVDSRPDALALVQSTLHQAGLPLFSLAQSKPSLDDVYLAATGQTLMDAELAAIGRRDPKAERKQAMRR, encoded by the coding sequence ATGACAACTGCTATTTCCATTCAAAATTTACAAAAACGCTACGGCGATGTCACCGCCGTTCAAGATATCTCCCTAGAAATCCAGTCTGGGGAGATTTTTGGCATTCTAGGCCCCAATGGAGCGGGGAAAACCACGACTCTACGCTGTCTCTGTACCCTGATGCAGCCCGATGCAGGGACGATCGAGGTGATGGGGTTCTCCGCCTTGCATCAGCCCCGTGCCGTGCGGCAAAAATTGGGGTACGTTGCCCAGGAAGTGGCCTTAGATAAGCTGCTGACGGGACGGGAGCTATTAGAGCTACAAGCTGCGTTGTACCACCTCCCCCCGGCCCAAATCGCCGATCGCGTCAACGAAGTGCTCGCTTTACTCGGCCTGGATGAATGGGCCGATCGCTTGATTGGCAGTTATTCCGGCGGGCTCAAAAAGCGACTCGATCTGGCTGCTGGCTTACTGCATCGACCCGAAGTCTTAGTCCTGGATGAACCCACCGTCGGCTTGGATATCGAAAGTCGCACCGTGGTTTGGCAGTTTTTGCAGCAGCTTCAGCAGCAGGGAATGACGATCGTCCTAACCAGCCACTACCTAGAAGAAGTTGATGCCCTCGCCAATCGTGTCGCCATTCTCGATCGCGGGATCGTCATTGCCGCAGACACGCCCACCCGTTTAAAACACCAACTAGGCGGCGATCGCATTACCCTCAAACTGCGGGAATTTACTGCGATCGCAGAAGCCGAGCAAGCTCAAGCACTCTTGACCACCCTTCCCTGGATTCATAGTGTCGTGATTAACGCTGGGCAGGGAAATTCCCTCAATTTAGTCGTAGACTCCCGGCCCGATGCCCTAGCCCTGGTACAATCCACCCTGCACCAGGCCGGACTGCCGCTGTTTAGCTTGGCCCAATCCAAGCCGAGCCTCGATGATGTCTACCTAGCCGCCACCGGCCAGACCCTCATGGATGCAGAATTAGCGGCGATCGGTCGTCGTGATCCCAAGGCCGAGCGCAAACAAGCCATGCGCCGTTAG